ATTAGCAGCTTTGTTTCTCTATCTGAAATTCCTCTCGGGTTCACATCCCccagccaagctagtttaaaccctccccaacagcattagcaaatcacTCTGCGAGGATATTGGTTCTCGCCCTGCTAATGTGTAACCTGTCctccttgtgcaggtcccacctgctccagaaccggtcccaatgcctcagaaatctaaagtcctccctcctgcaccatctttccagctatgCGATCATTTGCACTATCCTCCGATTTCCGTACTCactagtaaaggcctgctcgggtatgaaattgaaacccgacccgtgcctgacccgatcacatccaacccgaacccgacccgggcccgagtccttggaTTGTTTtctccgcgcccgacccaacccgacccgactaccgtaataaacttaattatatcaaacataccttgtccaaatgttgtgattctGCAAATTCTgcagaatcatgcagaagttccatCCCTGAGCAAGGTAACACTGTATCtgcgtccagcccgacccaacccgagcccgaatgccggacccagaagagagacctgacctgatcccaacacatgtcatcgggtctggtcggcTTCAGGTCAGGTAGCTATGCTTtaatcactagcacatggcaccaggagtaatcttgAAACTACTACCTTTTAAGTCCTAGTTTTTGATCTCTTTCCTAGCTCTCTgatatctgctttcaggacctcatccctctttctacctatgtttagagatacagcactgaaacaggcccttcggcccaccaagtctgtgccgacgatcaaccacccatttatactaatcctacactaatcccatattcctaccacatccccacctgttcctatatttccctaccacctacctctactaggggcaatttataatggccaattcacctatcaacctgcaagtcttttggctgtgggaggaaaccggagcacccggaggaaacccacgcagacacagggagaacttgcaaactccacacaggcagtactcagaattgaacccgggtcgctggagctgtgaggctgcggtgctaaccactgcgccactgtgtattggtactgatgtggaccatgacatcgggctgttcaccctcccccattggaatgtcctgcagccgcacaGTGACCtctttgaccctgacaccagggaggaaacataccattctGGATTCACATCTATGGCGACAGAAACGCCAGTCCGTTCCCTTAACTATTGAATTTCCTAGCaccattgctcttccactcttcttcctcccctcctgtgcagctgagctacttGTGGTGCCacggatttggctctggctgcacttttCTGAAGAAATATCGCCCTCATcagcatccaaaatggaaaaccggttagTGAGCAAGATGGACCCAGggaactcctgcattacctgcctggtcctccgagactgtctggtggtcacccaatccctctctgcctgcactgtcTTAACCtgtagtgtgaccacctctctaaacatgtTTTCCACATAGCTCTCAGCCTCATAAACATGCCACAGTGACGCCAACCgtcgctcaagttctgaaacccggagctcaagtttcTTCAGCTGGTGATACattctgcacacatggtcatcttcCATGGGAAGCATCCGTGACTCACAATTTCCCACATGTCACAGATTGTACATTCCACATGGCTGAgctgcctttcattcttctaaactccagagaatataggctcaatttactcagcctctcatcaatggacaaccccctcatcccagggaccaatccagtaAATCTTCGCTGGACtgccttcagtgcaagtatatccttccttaaatgtggagaccaaaactgcacacagtattccaggtgcggtctcaccaaagccctgtaaaattttaataaggcttctttattcctgtactccaaaccccttgcaattcaggccaatatgccatttgccttcctaataatctgctgcacttgcatgtcaacttcgtgtgttccttgtacgagtacccacaagtctctctgaacagtAACACTTATTAGTtttacgccttttaaaaaatattctgcttttctatttttacgaccaaagtgaagaacttcagacttccctacattatactccatttgctatcttgttgcccactcacttaatctttcTATATCTCTCTTCTGCCTCTCTAAATCCTCCttgtagcttacctttccaccgagctttgtatcatcagcaaacttagatgcattccAAGAGTGTAAACAGCAGAGgccttccagcactgatccttccagCACTCCACTATTAACtggctgtcaacttgaaaatgccccatttatgcccattctctgcttcctgtctgttaatcgaCCCTCTATCCACTctgatatattatccccaactccatgagccattctcttgcctattaatcttctttgtggcaccttatcaaatgcctttggaaaatctaggtatactacatttactggtttccctttatctatcctactagttccatcctcaaaaaacttgaataaatttgtcaaacaggaactCCCTTTAGTaatagtgatagtgatcacaattcggttaggtttaccttagcgatgggcagggacaggtatataccgcagggcaagaattatagctgggggaaaggaaattatgatgcgattaggcaagatttaggatgcgtaggatggggaaggaaactgcaggggatgggaacaatcgaaatgtggagcttattcaaggaacagctactgcgtgtccttgataagtatgtacctgtgaggcagggaggaagttgtcgagcgagggagccatggtttactaaagaagttgaagcgcttgtcaagaggaagaagaaggcttatgttaagatgagatgtgaaggctcagttagggcacttgagagttacaagctagccaggaaggatctaaagggagagctaagaagagcaaggagaggacacgagaagtcattggcggataggatcaaggaaaaccctaaggctttctctaggtatatcaggaataaaagaatgactagagttagattagggccaatcaaggatagtagtgggaagttgtgtgtggaatcagaggagataggggaagcgttaaatgaatatttttcgtcagtatttacagtaaagaaagaaaatgttgtcgaggagaatactgagattcagactactaggctagatgggattgaggttcacaaggaggaggtgttagcaattttggaaagtgtgaaaatagataagtcgccCGGGctggatgggatttatcctaggattctctgggaagccagggaggagattgcagagcctttgtccttgatctttatgtcgtcattgtcgacaggaatagtgccggaagactggaggatagcaaatgttgtccccttgttcaagaaggggagtagagacagccctggtaattatagacctgtgggccttacttcggttgtgggtaaaatgttggaaaaggttataagagacaggatttataatcatcttgaaaagaacaagttcattagcgatagtcagcacgcttttgtgaagggtaggtcgtgcctcacaaaccttattgagtttttcgagaaggtgaccaaacaggtggatgagggtaaagcagtggatgtggtgtatatggatttcagtaaggcgtttgataaggttccccacggtaggctattgcagaaaatatggaagtatggggctgaaggtgatttagagctttggatcagaaattggctcgctgaaagaagacagagggtggtggttgatggcaaatgttcatcctggagtttagttactagtggtgtaccgcaaggatctgttttggggccactgctgtttgtcatttttataaatgacctggaagagggtgcagaagggtgggttagtaaatttgcggatgacacgaaggtcggtggagttgtggatagtgccgaaggatgttgtagggtacagagggacatagataggctgcagagctgggctgagagatggcaaatggagtttaatgcggaaaagtgtgaggtgattcactttggaaggagtaacaggaatgcagagtactgggctaatgggaagattcttggtagtgtagatgaatagagagatcttggtgcccaggtacataaatccctgaaagttgctacccaggttaatagggctgttaagaaggcatatggtgtgttagcttttattagtagggggatcgagtttcggagccacgaggtcatgctgcagctgtacaaaactcaggtgagaccgcacctggagtattacgtgcagttctggtcaccgcattataggaaggatgtggaagctttggaaagggtgcagaggagatttactaggatgttgcctggtatggagggaaggtcttacgaggaaaggctgagagacttgaggttgttttcgttggagagaaggaggaggagaggtgacttaatagagacatataagataatcagagggttagatagggtggatagtgagagtctttttccttggatggtgatggcaaacacgaggggacatagctttaagttgaggggtgatagatataggacagatgttcgaggtagtttctttactcagagagtagtaagggcgtggaacgccctgcctgcaacagtagtagactctccaactttaagggcatttaagtggtcattggatagacatatggatgaaaatggaatagtgtaggtcagatggtttcacaggtcggtgcaacatcgagggccgaagggcctgtactgcgctgtaatgttctcaaaaaaaaaccatgctgacttgttcaaaTTATACTCTGCTTTTCGAAGtgtaatgttaagacttctttaataatagtttccagcatcttcccaatgactgatgttaggttagcccgttttctctctacctcctttcttgaaaagcagcataacattttccaacttccaatctgatgggaccattcctgaatctaaggaattctggaaaatcattgccattgcatctactatctctgcagctatttcttttcgAACCCGagatgtaggccatctggccccaGTGACTTGTCAGATTTTCATccttcaagtttctccaatactttttctcggctgtatttaatatccttaatttcctcactctatttagcccctaggttactgcctagttCTGATATGGAACTTGTGACTTccgctgtgaagacagacacaaaatatttgttcgatgtctctgccatttcttcattctccatgatgatttctcctaccactgcctctaagggaccaatgtctactttagctactctcttcctttttatttacTTATAAACGctattacaatctgtttttatattgctggttagtttactctcattctattttttccctttttatcaactttttgatggctgtttgctggtttctaaaacattcccgatcctcagacttgctacaatttttttgcaacattgtaagccttttctttcagtctaatactctccttagtgagccacagatgggtctctctgggcaagtttttgtttttgaatagaatgtacttttgttgaacccttttgtAATGTTTCTTTTAATGTTTCTTACTGTTCGTTTACCACCATATCttgcagtctatttacccaattaaccatagccaattctcccctcataccttcgtaattggctttgtttaagtttaagattcttgtttgtgattgaaatgtgtcactttcaaacttaacatgaaattcaatggtattatgatcattatttcacagtggatcttttactatgacattgcgtattaaccctgcttcatttcaCAATATGAGATTTAAGATAGTTTTATCCCGAgtcggttctgcaatgtattgctccaagaaactgtcacaaaagcattctacaaattcatcttctagaccactgttgccagtttgattgtcccagtctatatgcagattaaagtcccccacaattaatatattACCGTTTTtatatgctccaataatttcccgtagAAGGGAGAATTACTCTCagaattaattataaggtagctacTTAATTTGTTTAATGTTTTCctaatttccagctattaacacaTGCACACTAACAGTAGTGTAGTAACCCAGCTAATTACAGATGCTCCGTAACAGCAGTTACTCgctaaccaatcaccttacagctttcctgtcatGCCACTGTTTGATTCctttttcaaactcagtcagcgaCACGCCAACTCTGAAGCTCCTGTCCCAATGTCAAGTGTTCCTCGCAGGTTCAGTTCCTCTCCGCTCCCTGAACATACCCTCTCTCTAATGCTCACTGCTTCTCCAATTACAGATTCACTCTCTCAAGTGCTCACAACTCCTCTAATCACAGATTTCCTCTCTCCCTCGCTACTCATCCAATAACAGATTCCCTCCCACCCACActtgctgctcctccaatcacagattccctctcccCATGCTCGCtgatcctccaatcacagattcccttgCGTCTGCGCTCGCTGCACTTCGAATCACAGATGCCCTCTCTTCTGTGTTCACTGCTCTTCCAATCATAGATTCCATCTCGCCTGCGCTGGTTGCTCTTCCAATcatagattccatctctcctgtgctagttgctctttcaatcacagattccatctctcctgtgctcgattctcctccaatcacagattccatctctcctgtgctggttGTTCTTTAAATCAcatattccatctctcctgtgctctattctcctccaatcacagattccatctctcctgtgctcgattctcctccaatcacagattccatctctcctgtgctcgattctcctccaatcacagattccatctctcctgtgctcgattctcctccaatcacagattccatctctcctctgctcgattctcctccaatcacagattccatctctcctgtgctggttgctctttcaatcacagattccatctctcctgtgctggttgctctttcaatcacagattccctctcgcctgtgctcgattctcctcaaATTACAGATTCCATCTCTGCAACAAtcactgctcctccaatcacagattccctctctcttgcaagcaTCCTTAAAGCGGACTTTGGACGCCCCACTGGTCGTTTGGTCCTGGCTGCCTCACCGTacggaaggtccttgggtatgtgcccATCTTCGATTTTGCAGACATGACCGATGCACTGGAGCTGCCTCTGTTTGGTTAGTGacaacatacttgggagctctgcctttcagaggaccgtcacatttgtgattttatccttCCAAGATACTCCCATAAagtgctgcagacagtgaagatggaaatgattgagtttcctttcctggtagctgtaagtcacctatGTTCCACAGCCGTACAGCAAGGTGATGAGAATACAGACCTTAAAAAACATCAGTTTGGTCCTAAGAGTCAGTTTGGAGTTATCCCATGTGCCTTTCACAAGTTGGCAAAAGGTGGTATCTGCTTTCCCAACACatttatcgagctctgcatcaagggacagattgtccctCACCGTAGACCCAAGGGAGCAGAATACgccaaccacttccagtggggtgttatttcgtGTGACCAAAACATGGAAGGAGACACACGAAaaaggaatatgaaaagaaacttgcaggaatCTCAAAATCAACACAACATCTAAAAATTGAATTAGGAAAAAGAGGATGGTCAACTGCAATGTGGGTCCCTTGGAAACGGTGATGTTGTCAATCAAAATAAGGAAATAACAGACCtgctgaacaattactttgcctcagtatttacagtagaggaagaattCAGCATTCCAGCCATCtcaaggaaactattattgaatcagggacagacaCTTAACAAAATTACGTGAGTAATGATGGAGAAATACATGGCACGAAAGAGGGATAAATCCCAGGACTAAATGGTTTCCATTCCATGCCTTTAAAATAAATAGGTCAAGACATTGCAGATGCCTGAAGTCTCATTTTCCATAGATCTCGTGATTTGGAATGATCCTTTAGAATTCAAAATTGcccatgtcactccactatttaaacaatgtgacagagaaaaaaaaaaaagggttatagaccagttagtctatcATTTGTTATCCAAAAATACTGGAGTCCATAACTAAGGATAGGGGCgaatgaacaccttgaaaatttttagCTGATGAGAAAGGGCCTGCAGGGATTTGTGAAGAACAGATTATGCCTAAGGAATCTGATGGAATGTTTTGAAGATATGACAAAAGTAgttgacaggggaatgtctatgggtgttattattctggacttccagaaggcatttaatgaaGTCGCTCATAAGAGactattagctaaagttgaagtcaTGGGATTGAAGACAAAGCATTGATGtcattaggaaattggctgaatggAAGGAGCCAGAGAGTAGGTATAACGGGCAtgcactctaattggcaggatttgACCAGTGGGGTCCggtaaggatctgtgttggggcctcactaTTTTAATTCATGACTTAGAAATTGGGATAGAAGACAACCTATCCAATTTTGAAAATGACAtacagataggcagcattgtaagcagtatagCTGGAAGCTGAAAATTTCGAAGAGATATTCATTGATTAGTTGAATGGACAAAAGTGTGAAAAATGGATTCCAATATaggcaaatgtgagattatccCACTTGGACCTAACAAAAGGATGAAAAAAGATAAACAGTGCATGTCCAGAGATACTTGGGTGTCCAGGGACATATAGTGTTAGGACCAGGTCCAGAAAATAGTCAAAAGGTCTACCAGAATGCTAACTTTTATATTAAGAGGAATACAGTATGAGGAGGTagatgtcatgcttcagttatacaaagcattGTTCAGACTGCATCTGGACTACTGTGACCAGTTCTGGGCAGCATACCTTGAGAAGGATATAGGAGGGAGTacagtgtaggtttaccagaatgatacctgtatGTTAAATggctaaattacaaggagagattacaaaaTCTAGGGTTGTATTctttggagtttggaagagtgagcggTGGTTAGATCACAGTTTCCAAGGCATTAACGCAACAGATAAGGGAGATTGGTTATAGTTGATGAGTCTAAGACTTGGCGTTATAGTCAAAAATTAGAGCCAAATCGttcaggaatgaaattaagaaataattgttcacacaaagagtggtagaagtatgGAGCTCCCTTtcataaacagcaattgatgttggatcaattgttaaactgaaaactgagattgatagattttagttagtctaagatattaaaggatatgaggcaaagacaggtatgcagagttagattgcagatcagccatgatctcattgaacaagCTCGAGGgagtgaatggcctacttctgttccttggAGATGGGTGATTTCGGATTAGCCACCATTAGGCACCTCTCCCGATTGTCCCTCGCTTTGAAAAGGAACATTAGGAGAGGAATATAACAGCTCACCTGCTCTGCCATATCACCAGTATGACACAATCACCAAATGTAAATATTACAATCATTGAATGCAATGGGAAGTAAAATAAGACAGATATTGAAACAACTCATCGATCTGCAATCACTCATACTGCCATTCTGCCCCAAACATATTTTATCCCCATTGGAATCTGCCTGGTTTCAGTCaagtgacacattccatcactaaaTTGGTTTTCTTTCGCATTAATATGTAGAGAGAGACTGCCAGGAAGAGGGAGAACAACAGCGATAAAGTGCTATATAATTATCTATGGATTTAGAGAATATATTGTGATCTATGTTGGCTGAGATTAGATGACATTAAGTTTCAATTTTTTGAAGCCACGAACTTAGAGTCAATGGATATTTAATAATATGCTTCAATTCCTCTCTAAATTTAGCCTGAGCTACTGCAtagataaatgtgtttgtgcatgaACTCAAACACTGAAGCATATATCCAGTGTGCTCCATAATGGCAAATGGATCATTATAATCTGTGAGCATAAACTGAATGCCTGCAAATTGTGTACATACAGAATATACAAAAGTtaccatccataacagtataaaacagcTAGAAATGGCCAGCAGTAATATGATcgatttccttcggttctccatctctggatcactgtgatTCTCATTATTGTTATTTCTCCGGAATCCTCTTCTCAATCTATTGGCCCGCATAATGTACCTGATGGTTACAGCATTGAGTAACACAATCAGCACAAATGGTGCAAAGGGTGTTAATGTAATGTCAAAGAAGAAGTATGCTACCCATATAGGCAAATTAGACAGGCTTGATTTTACATTGCAGAACCACGCAATGTTGTCAATAATTTCCAAGTGTTCGTTTTCAAagtaaattggaatattttctacaAAACTCAGTCCAAACACAGCCACTGTAACTATGGCTGCGGTTCTTTCAGTGCAATATCTTTCTCTCAATCTCTGGCAACATATGGCAAtgaatcgatcaaaagtgaaagcaacAGTTAACCAGACAGAGCAATCAATGGCTGCAAAAACCAATGCGATATTGAGACTGCAAACGAGAGTGTAATCCAAGAACGAATATGAGAAATACATGTCATTAATCTCATAAAATATTACATCGAATATTATCACGaatagatctgccgctgccatggccaccaggtaatgaGTGATACATTTAGAAAGTCCGCATCTCCCAcgggacagaatcacaatcgccactagATTACCTACAAGAAAAAGAGAATACAAGGGAAACTATTAATTGCATTCAATTCACAGGGGCAGTCAGTTTAAGAATATGTTATACGGAAATTAACTAAATCTTTTGTGCATTTACTCAACTCAGTTTCCTTTTGCTTTGGGTGAAATTTGTCCCAGGCGGTGGCGCCAAACTGACTCTGGAACCGGTTTCATAACGCGACCAGTTTATGTGGACCTTAAAAATAATTAACTGCAACAGAATGGAGAGACATTTCTCAGGTAACCCGGTGCACACATACAATGCGGTGATCATTCTCACTAGTGCACCTTCCATACAATTAATGAGAACACACAAGTAAAGTGAGATGACCAAGGGGCAgttcttgactttgtgcaatagtctaAACGGATGATAGCGTGTCGGCAATCTATTGTACAGTTCTCcccattttcatttccattgacttcattggAAATAAAATTCGAGAGAGATGTAAAACTGGGAAATAGTGTAAAATGGACGGTATTGGATCAGCTCCCCATTATCATTCTCTAACCggttttttatttccattgaacggAGCAGAAATAAACATCAGGCGTCCGATCAGCCAAAGTGAAAATTGCCCCAAATGAATCAGTAAATCCACCAATCACATAATTAACAGACCAGTCAATCACTGAATCATCCAAACAATATTCATAACCTTGTCAAATACTAATACAGATGCTTGGGTATGTCTTGCATGTGTTTTAAACGGCTATCTGAATATCCCACAGTTAGGCAGAATTTTATAAACTCGGTAAAATCTTGGCCATTAAGTCTTTTGGACTAAACACTTGACTCGCGCCTAGAGATGGACTGCATCCAATTTATACCAGGGACGATTCATTTTATTCACTGCCCAATTTATCTCGATGCTGAACCATCTTAAATGCTCAGTCCACAGTTTGTTAACATTCGCTCTTTTCCTGTAATGTCTTGTACTGGGGGCTGATCCGCCACTCATTCCGGTGCTCAATGTGGGACGATGATTTCTTTAAAATTGTACAGCTCCGGCCGGCCGGCCGACCTTTTCGGTTGCCTTTATTTATAAGGTGCATATTTGTACAGAAACAATAAAGAATATCCGAGAACAGCAATACAAATAGTCAACCTGCACATTATATTAGACTATTGCAAACAGCAAGACTTGACCCAGGTTTTAGAGTTTTCCTGGATAATTGAATTAGCTATTTGAGAAATGTAACAGGAGCGTATCTCCCCTTAAGGAATCCCATTTCATTTCCCTGTTTTGTTAGATAAACCAACTTGAAGTGCAACCTGATCAAAGACAGAAACCATCCTGATATATCAGGCTTCCCACCAGGCAGTCTTCACCTTGCTGGGACACAAGGATGAAAGACAATTTGTTAAGTTATTATTGAGTGCGCTTTCCTGCCAGTCTGATTCCTTGAGTTGGACCAGCTGTTGCAGAATGAGGGTTTTCCCACAAGTGTGGTTTGAGAGCACACTTTCCTATCCCAACTCATTGGATGAAAGAACCATCTCCAACAACATTCCTAAATGCTAAAATTGCACGAAAAATATATTATTTTACAAAAGCTACAATTACAAACAAACTCGAAAATTTACATTGAAGGGAAATGTGGCAACGGAAAATCATTCTGTTCACGACTTTGGAAAATAAATCCCGAAAATGTACTAGATGTGTACTGTATTAGATAGTATATCAAAGTCTGTATTGGGAACAGAGATATTGTAAGAATCTTGGACATTTTATTCGGCATGAacgacattatataaatgcaaactattTTCATTGTTATAACATAATTGAACACAGAATAATTAAATTATAATACCCAATAACGATTCGAACAACCAAATTGCAGGACGACCATTGACTCCTATGTAACAGAGGTTTATTCAATGCAGCATATTCATGAAAACTGAATGGCACCAGTTTAATATTCTGTAAACTGTTGTTTACATATAAATCAGACCCACTGAGCTAACTGTATTAAAGCCATTTTTTTCCTAATCCACTGACAATAGTTAAAACTGTACATCTGGACAGATGACAATACTAGACTGAAAGCAAGCACACTCTCATTCTGTAAAACAAGGAATAACTGATTATGGTAACTTACAAGGAACACCAACCAGGGCAAGAATCGGATAGTAAATTTCTTCTATCTGTGGAATTATAAATAGTCCCATTTTCTTAAAAACGAAG
The nucleotide sequence above comes from Heterodontus francisci isolate sHetFra1 chromosome 29, sHetFra1.hap1, whole genome shotgun sequence. Encoded proteins:
- the LOC137345873 gene encoding probable G-protein coupled receptor 139, which encodes MECLNKLEINRNEKRIIQNLYWIKQGNLVAIVILSRGRCGLSKCITHYLVAMAAADLFVIIFDVIFYEINDMYFSYSFLDYTLVCSLNIALVFAAIDCSVWLTVAFTFDRFIAICCQRLRERYCTERTAAIVTVAVFGLSFVENIPIYFENEHLEIIDNIAWFCNVKSSLSNLPIWVAYFFFDITLTPFAPFVLIVLLNAVTIRYIMRANRLRRGFRRNNNNENHSDPEMENRRKSIILLLAISSCFILLWMVTFVYSVCTQFAGIQFMLTDYNDPFAIMEHTGYMLQCLSSCTNTFIYAVAQAKFREELKHIIKYPLTLSSWLQKIET